One Fusarium poae strain DAOMC 252244 chromosome 4, whole genome shotgun sequence DNA window includes the following coding sequences:
- a CDS encoding hypothetical protein (TransMembrane:4 (n22-30c34/35o50-73i94-113o125-146i158-178o)~BUSCO:16999at5125) — MAHAPRYNMGSIRPAVIGMGRVFGASLTAVSAFPIDTKGHHEEEGEGTSLWVLAVASMVLVLLGGAFAGLTIAQVLSGDPAESQSKNANRVLKLLNRGKHWVLVTLLLSNVIVNESLPVVLDRTLGGGVAAVVGSTVLIVIFGEIVPQSICVRFGLPIGGYMSTPVLLLMYITAPISWPIAKLLDWILGEDHGTLYKKSGLKTLVTLHKSLGEISERLNQDEVTIITAVLDLKDKPVAEVMTPISDVYTLAEDHVLDEETMDDILSSGYSRIPIYRSGNHLDFVGMLLVKTLITYDPEDRIPVRDVPLGAIVETRPETSCLDIINFFQEGKSHMVLVSEFPGSDHGALGVVTLEDVIEELIGEEIVDESDVYVDVHKAIRRLTPAPRARRIHAAATAASVMASKKAPGDSILVDIEDHDAPASHDPETASFHSNYEGGFHNAARTAIHMKRRTSDGGIEGTPVVVKASLDEMRSKLRLGPANRAANPRNNTRSLFKIKQGLGANGTPPSDNSRPLPPRAQSHMGFVNPQGSPARNQGHERTPLLGVGEDNEHAVEDDETHDNGGRKTNGTH; from the exons ATGGCACACGCTCCGAGATATAATATGGGCTCAATACGGCCGGCTGTCATTGGCATGGGTCGAGTCTTTGGCGCCAGCTTAACAGCTGTGTCCGCCTTTCCAATCGACACCAAAGGTCATCATGAGGAAGAGGGCGAGGGCACTAGCCTTTGGGTCCTCGCTGTTGCTTCAATGGTTTTGGTTCTTCTCGGAGGTGCCTTTGCTGGATTAACAATTGCGCAA GTTTTATCCGGCGACCCCGCGGAATCGCAGTCTAAGAACGCGAACCGTGTGCTCAAGTTGTTAAACCGTGGAAAGCATTGGGTTCTTGTCACCCTGCTGTTGTCAAACGTTATCGTCAACGAATCGCTTCCCGTTGTGCTAGATAGAACTCTCGGCGGAGGTGTTGCCGCTGTCGTTGGCAGTACCGTTCTCATCG TTATTTTTGGTGAAATTGTTCCCCAGTCCATCTGTGTTCGATTCGGTTTACCTATCGGTGGGTACATGTCAACACCGGTTCTCCTCCTCATGTACATAACCGCTCCCATCTCCTGGCCCATTGCGAAACTTCTCGACTGGATTTTGGGCGAGGACCACGGCACTCTGTACAAGAAGAGTGGCCTCAAGACTCTTGTCACCCTCCACAAGTCTTTGGGGGAAATTTCCGAGCGACTGAACCAGGATGAGGTTACCATTATCACAGCCGTTTTGGACTTAAAAGATAAGCCCGTTGCTGAGGTCATGACGCCCATTTCCGATGTCTACACTCTTGCCGAAGACCATGTCCTTGATGAAGAGACCATGGACGATATTCTGTCTTCGGGATACTCGCGAATTCCCATCTACCGCTCTGGAAACCATCTGGACTTTGTCGGCATGCTCTTGGTCAAAACTCTCATCACCTACGACCCCGAGGATAGAATCCCCGTCCGTGATGTGCCCCTTGGTGCTATTGTCGAAACCCGCCCTGAGACAAGTTGCTTGGACATTATCAACTTCTTTCAGGAGGGCAAGTCGCATATGGTCCTCGTATCCGAATTCCCCGGCTCAGACCATGGTGCCCTGGGTGTTGTTACTCTTGAGGATGTGATTGAGGAACTAATCGGAGA GGAAATTGTTGACGAATCCGATGTATATGTTGATGTCCATAAGGCTATTCGACGCCTTACTCCTGCCCCCCGAGCTCGCCGAATTCACGCCGCCGCCACCGCCGCTTCTGTTATGGCCTCGAAGAAGGCTCCTGGTGATTCCATTCTGGTCGATATTGAGGACCATGATGCGCCCGCGAGCCATGATCCCGAGACTGCGTCCTTCCACAGCAACTACGAAGGAGGATTCCACAACGCTGCAAGAACCGCAATCCACATGAAGCGCCGAACATCCGATGGTGGCATTGAAGGCACCCCCGTCGTTGTAAAGGCCAGCCTGGACGAGATGAGATCCAAGCTCCGCCTTGGACCTGCCAACCGAGCCGCGAACCCACGCAACAATACACGCAGTCTCTTCAAGATCAAGCAAGGTCTCGGCGCTAACGGAACCCCTCCTTCCGACAACTCAAGACCTCTGCCCCCTCGCGCACAATCTCACATGGGTTTTGTGAACCCCCAAGGATCGCCGGCGAGAAATCAAGGACACGAACGAACACCGCTGTTGGGCGTAGGTGAGGATAACGAACATGCCGTGGAGGACGATGAGACACATGACAATGGTGGCCGCAAGACCAATGGTACACACTAG
- a CDS encoding hypothetical protein (BUSCO:30605at5125), translated as MPVHHLMVGTWTPPGAIFTFAFDDEALTLKLVKRTEIPQDEPISWMTFSHDRKAIYGAAMKKWSSFAVESPTSITHQVSHPMEHDPNASLATTNTRAIFLLAANKPPYSVYCNPFYDHAGHGAVFTTDSTTKALKENVQNYPYQPNTGIHGMVFDPEEEYLYSADLRANKLWTHRRRNKDDPTLELVGSVDCADEKDHPRWVAMHPTGNYLYALMEKGNRICEYVIDPATRLPVYTHKHYPLIPPGIPDRWTQYRADVCVLSSSGKYLFASSRANSFDLTGYVAAFKLSDTGAIERQLCLNPTPTSGGHSNAVAPCPWTDEWVAITDDQEGWLEIYRWQDEFLARVARVRTPEPGFGMNAIWYD; from the exons ATGCCTGTTCACCATCTCATGGTTGGTACCTGGACCCCTCCAGGAGCCATCTTCACTTTTGCGTTTGACGACGAAGCTCTTACTCTCAAGCTTGTCAAGAGGACCGAGATTCCTCAAGATGAGCCTATCTCATGGATGACTTTCAGT CATGATAGAAAAGCCATATATGGCGCTGCCATGAAGAAGTGGTCCAGTTTCGCTGTTGAGTCGCCAACCTCAATAACTCACCAAGTTTCTCACCCGATGGAGCACGATC CCAATGCGTCTCTTGCGACAACCAACACCCGCGCCATCTTCCTCCTGGCTGCAAACAAGCCTCCTTACTCAGTCTACTGCAATCCATTCTACGACCACGCCGGCCACGGCGCCGTCTTCACCACCGACAGCACCACAAAGGCTCTGAAGGAGAACGTTCAAAATTACCCCTACCAGCCTAATACCGGCATTCACGGCATGGTCTTTGACCCCGAGGAGGAGTATCTTTACTCTGCCGACCTTCGCGCCAACAAACTCTGGACCCATCGCCGTCGCAACAAAGACGATCCCACGCTCGAACTTGTTGGATCTGTGGATTGTGCTGACGAAAAGGACCACCCTCGCTGGGTAGCTATGCATCCCACAGGCAACTACCTCTACGCCCTCATGGAGAAGGGTAACCGTATCTGTGAATATGTCATCGACCCCGCTACTCGTCTTCCTGTTTACACTCACAAACATTACCCTCTGATCCCCCCTGGCATCCCCGATAGATGGACACAGTACCGCGCTGATGTCTGCGTTCTTTCGTCTTCGGGCAAATACCTCTTCGCCTCATCTCGCGCAAACTCATTCGACCTGACAGGTTATGTCGCCGCCTTTAAGTTGTCCGACACAGGAGCCATTGAGCGCCAACTCTGCCTGAACCCCACACCAACAAGTGGTGGTCACAGTAATGCGGTTGCGCCTTGCCCCTGGACAGATGAGTGGGTGGCTATCACGGATGATCAGGAGGGCTGGCTTGAGATTTACCGTTGGCAAGATGAGTTCCTTGCGCGTGTCGCAAGAGTCAGGACACCAGAGCCTGGGTTCGGTATGAATGCCATCTGGTACGATTGA